One window of Pectobacterium carotovorum genomic DNA carries:
- a CDS encoding oxidative stress defense protein, with protein sequence MKLHALVLATAVGFGGVSMVAQAAELPDGPHIVTSGTSSVDATPDIARLAIEVSVSSKDAADAKKQVDARVAQYFDFLGKNGIEKKDINAANLRTQPEYDYLKTGGSVLKGYRAVRQVEVTLRQLDKLNELLDGALKSGLNEIRTVELGVANPETYRDEARKKAIEQATNQAEALAQGFNAKLGPIYSVRYHVANYQPMPMARMFKTADAAVQSEAAQTYEQQTIHFDDQVDVVFELLRTQ encoded by the coding sequence ATGAAACTACATGCGCTGGTGTTGGCTACCGCGGTGGGATTTGGCGGTGTGTCGATGGTTGCGCAGGCTGCGGAACTGCCTGATGGCCCGCATATCGTGACGTCAGGGACATCCAGCGTAGACGCGACACCAGACATTGCGCGTCTGGCAATTGAAGTGAGTGTGTCATCGAAAGATGCAGCGGACGCGAAAAAACAGGTCGATGCCCGCGTTGCACAATATTTTGATTTTTTGGGTAAGAACGGCATTGAGAAAAAAGATATTAATGCTGCCAATTTACGCACACAACCAGAATATGACTATCTGAAAACGGGTGGGTCAGTGCTGAAAGGCTATCGTGCCGTACGTCAGGTGGAAGTGACGCTGCGTCAGTTAGACAAACTGAACGAGCTGCTGGATGGGGCGCTGAAATCGGGGCTGAATGAGATTCGCACGGTAGAATTAGGCGTTGCTAACCCAGAAACCTATCGTGATGAAGCGCGTAAGAAAGCCATTGAGCAGGCGACGAATCAGGCGGAAGCGCTAGCGCAAGGCTTCAATGCCAAGCTGGGGCCGATCTACAGCGTTCGCTATCACGTTGCCAACTATCAGCCGATGCCAATGGCTCGGATGTTTAAAACGGCAGATGCCGCGGTGCAAAGCGAAGCGGCGCAAACCTATGAACAGCAAACCATTCACTTTGACGATCAGGTGGATGTCGTGTTTGAGCTGCTGCGTACGCAGTAA
- a CDS encoding zinc-binding alcohol dehydrogenase family protein: protein MTAHAIAVDPQQPENFIAITQDIPEPGEYDLLIGVKAISVNPVDTKVHAGLRQNGLQQPRILGWDATGVVLKTGSAVSHLQVGDEVWYAGDITRPGSNTTHQLIDSRIVARKPVSLDWAAAAALPLTALTAWEGLFEHLKIQQADSEKTLLIIGGAGGVGSLAISLAALRSSVNIIATASQPDSAEWCRQRGAHKVVDYRNLVESLEKEGIKQVDYIFCLNDTDGHWDAISKLIAPMGHICTIVENKNPLDQTALKLKSAALHWELMFTRSMFTTPDIAEQGNILHEVAQLVDAGKLQGTASETLQGLTVDTLKQAHGKVLEGHMRGKIVIAL from the coding sequence ATGACCGCTCATGCGATAGCCGTTGATCCACAACAGCCAGAAAATTTCATTGCCATCACCCAGGACATCCCCGAACCCGGTGAATACGATCTGTTGATCGGCGTAAAAGCCATTTCCGTCAATCCGGTGGATACCAAGGTTCATGCCGGATTGCGTCAAAATGGATTACAGCAGCCCCGAATTCTCGGCTGGGATGCTACCGGCGTCGTGCTGAAAACCGGTAGCGCCGTGAGCCACCTTCAGGTAGGCGATGAAGTCTGGTACGCCGGCGACATCACCCGCCCCGGCAGCAACACCACCCATCAGTTGATTGATTCACGCATCGTGGCACGCAAGCCCGTCTCGCTGGACTGGGCCGCGGCCGCCGCACTGCCGCTCACGGCGCTGACTGCATGGGAAGGCTTATTCGAGCATCTGAAAATACAGCAGGCCGACAGTGAGAAAACGCTGTTGATTATCGGCGGCGCAGGTGGTGTAGGCTCTCTCGCGATTTCTCTGGCGGCATTGCGCAGTTCGGTGAATATCATCGCTACCGCGTCACAGCCAGACTCGGCAGAGTGGTGCCGCCAGCGCGGTGCCCATAAGGTCGTTGATTACCGCAATCTGGTCGAGTCTCTGGAAAAAGAAGGGATCAAACAGGTCGATTACATTTTCTGCCTGAACGACACGGACGGCCACTGGGATGCCATCAGTAAACTGATCGCGCCGATGGGGCATATCTGCACCATCGTGGAAAACAAAAACCCGCTCGACCAAACGGCGCTGAAACTCAAAAGCGCTGCGCTGCATTGGGAATTAATGTTTACCCGCAGCATGTTCACCACGCCGGATATCGCGGAACAAGGGAACATTTTGCACGAAGTCGCACAGCTGGTTGATGCAGGAAAACTTCAGGGAACCGCGAGCGAAACGCTGCAAGGGTTAACGGTAGACACGCTGAAGCAGGCTCACGGTAAAGTGCTGGAAGGGCATATGCGCGGCAAGATCGTTATCGCGCTTTAA
- the serA gene encoding phosphoglycerate dehydrogenase: MAKVSLEKDKIKFLLVEGVHQSALDNLRAAGYTNIEFHKGALDPEALKASIRDAHFVGIRSRTHLTEEIFAAAEKLIAVGCFCIGTNQVELSAATKRGIPVFNAPFSNTRSVAEMVIGEMLLMLRGIPAANAKAHRGIWHKLAVGSFEARGKKLGIIGYGHIGMQLGILAESLGMHVYFYDIESKLPLGNAQQVRHLSDLLNMSDVVSLHVPENESTQDMMGAEELALMKPGSILINAARGTVVDIPALCEVLRSKHLSGAAIDVFPQEPATNSDPFLSPLCEFDNVLLTPHIGGSTQEAQENIGDEVAGKLAKYSDNGSTLSAVNFPEVSLPVHGVRASRLLHIHENRPGMITKINQIFAEQGINIAAQYLQTTPEIGYVVIDVETDGAQTALQLMKAIPGTIRARLLF; this comes from the coding sequence ATGGCAAAGGTATCATTGGAAAAAGACAAGATTAAGTTTCTGTTAGTGGAAGGCGTGCATCAGAGCGCGCTGGATAACCTGCGTGCAGCGGGTTACACCAACATCGAGTTCCATAAAGGAGCACTGGATCCAGAGGCGCTGAAAGCCTCCATCCGCGATGCGCATTTTGTGGGTATCCGCTCGCGTACCCATCTGACAGAAGAGATTTTTGCTGCTGCGGAAAAACTGATCGCGGTAGGGTGTTTCTGTATCGGGACTAATCAGGTTGAACTGTCGGCCGCGACCAAACGCGGTATCCCGGTATTTAACGCACCTTTTTCCAATACCCGATCCGTGGCAGAAATGGTGATCGGTGAAATGCTGCTGATGCTGCGCGGTATCCCGGCGGCCAACGCGAAAGCGCACCGTGGTATCTGGCACAAGTTGGCTGTGGGATCGTTTGAAGCACGCGGTAAAAAGTTGGGGATCATCGGCTACGGCCATATCGGTATGCAGTTAGGTATTCTGGCTGAAAGCCTGGGTATGCACGTTTACTTCTATGATATCGAAAGTAAATTGCCGCTGGGTAATGCTCAGCAGGTGCGCCACCTGTCCGACCTGCTGAATATGAGCGACGTGGTGAGCCTGCACGTGCCAGAAAATGAAAGCACGCAGGATATGATGGGGGCGGAAGAGCTGGCGCTGATGAAGCCTGGCTCAATCTTGATTAACGCTGCTCGCGGCACGGTGGTTGATATTCCTGCTTTGTGCGAAGTGTTGAGAAGCAAGCATCTGTCCGGTGCGGCGATTGACGTATTCCCACAAGAACCGGCAACCAACAGCGATCCGTTCCTGTCACCGCTGTGTGAGTTTGATAACGTGCTGCTGACACCACATATCGGTGGTTCCACGCAGGAAGCGCAGGAAAATATCGGTGATGAAGTCGCCGGTAAGCTGGCGAAATATTCAGACAACGGCTCTACGCTGTCTGCGGTGAATTTCCCGGAAGTATCACTGCCCGTTCATGGCGTACGCGCCAGTCGCCTGCTGCACATCCATGAAAACCGTCCTGGCATGATTACCAAAATTAACCAGATCTTTGCAGAGCAGGGCATTAACATCGCCGCGCAGTATCTGCAAACGACACCTGAAATTGGTTATGTGGTGATTGATGTTGAAACTGACGGTGCGCAAACGGCACTGCAACTGATGAAGGCAATCCCTGGCACCATTCGTGCCCGTCTGCTGTTCTGA
- a CDS encoding LysR family transcriptional regulator ArgP gives MKRPDYRTLQALDAVIRERGFERAAQKLCITQSAVSQRIKQLENLFGQPLLVRTIPPRPTEQGQKLLALLHQVELLEEEWLGNETNSDIPLLLSLAVNADSLATWLLPALQPVLVDSPIRLNLQVEDETRTQERLRRGEVVGAVSIQSQPLPSCLVDKLGALDYLFVASPTFAARYFPNGVTRSALLRAPAVAFDHLDDMHQAFLQQNFDLSPGSVPCHIVNSSEAFVQLARQGTTCCMIPHLQIERELANNELIDLTPGLFQRRMLYWHRFAPESRMMRKVTDALLSHGHQVLRQS, from the coding sequence ATGAAACGCCCGGACTATCGAACGCTTCAGGCTCTGGATGCCGTCATCCGCGAGCGTGGTTTTGAACGCGCTGCCCAAAAATTGTGTATTACCCAATCTGCCGTTTCGCAGCGTATTAAACAGCTCGAAAACCTGTTCGGCCAACCGCTGTTGGTCAGAACCATCCCGCCCCGCCCAACGGAACAAGGGCAGAAACTGCTGGCTCTGCTGCATCAGGTCGAACTGCTCGAAGAAGAGTGGTTGGGTAATGAAACCAACAGCGACATTCCGCTGCTGCTGTCGCTGGCGGTGAACGCCGACAGTCTGGCAACCTGGCTGCTGCCTGCGTTACAGCCGGTGCTGGTTGATTCACCGATTCGTCTTAATTTGCAGGTAGAAGATGAAACGCGCACTCAGGAAAGGCTGCGCCGGGGTGAAGTGGTCGGTGCGGTGAGTATTCAGTCTCAACCGCTGCCAAGCTGTCTGGTAGATAAACTGGGGGCACTGGACTATCTGTTTGTCGCGTCGCCGACTTTTGCCGCCCGCTATTTCCCGAATGGCGTAACGCGTTCGGCGCTGCTGCGTGCCCCTGCGGTCGCCTTCGACCATCTGGATGACATGCATCAGGCTTTCTTACAGCAGAACTTTGATTTGTCGCCCGGCAGCGTTCCTTGCCATATCGTGAATTCGTCGGAAGCCTTTGTACAACTGGCGCGACAAGGCACAACCTGCTGCATGATCCCACATCTGCAAATCGAGAGAGAGCTTGCCAATAACGAGTTAATCGACCTGACGCCAGGGCTGTTTCAGCGCCGGATGCTCTACTGGCACCGCTTCGCGCCGGAAAGCCGGATGATGAGGAAAGTGACGGACGCTCTGCTCTCGCACGGCCATCAGGTACTACGACAGTCATAA
- a CDS encoding LysR family transcriptional regulator has translation MFKQLQDMALFALVAECGSFTQAARKAGLAKSSLSLRISQLEQQIGLRLLNRTTRQLNLTFAGERYLIHCQEMLQASERADLAVQRLRDNPSGRLRITSPAGLGSTLLARLTAEFQQRFPAVSLDVLISDDVIDLVQEGFDVAFRTGKPHDSSLIGRSLGQTPRYLLASPDYLARHAALLHPQQLQQHRCIAHHAWTEWLLHRGSELYRWLLPDSHITDNLLYARECAIAGAGITLLPDFLCRDEAVSGKLVRVLPDWQAEANELYLVYPSRKLNSPALACFIDFVLQHRALDDYSTFLKKQL, from the coding sequence ATGTTTAAACAGTTGCAGGATATGGCGCTGTTTGCGCTGGTAGCCGAGTGTGGCAGTTTTACACAGGCGGCGCGTAAAGCCGGCCTGGCAAAATCCAGCCTGAGCCTGCGTATTAGCCAGCTTGAACAGCAGATCGGCCTGCGGTTGCTGAACCGAACGACGCGCCAGCTCAATCTGACGTTTGCAGGCGAGCGCTACCTGATTCACTGTCAGGAGATGCTGCAAGCCAGTGAGCGTGCCGATCTTGCCGTACAGCGCTTGCGTGATAACCCCAGCGGGCGACTGCGTATCACCAGCCCGGCGGGATTAGGTTCCACGCTGCTGGCGCGCCTCACTGCCGAGTTTCAGCAGCGCTTTCCGGCGGTATCGCTGGATGTGCTGATTTCAGATGACGTGATCGATCTGGTGCAGGAGGGCTTTGATGTCGCTTTTCGTACCGGTAAGCCTCATGACTCTTCACTTATCGGGCGTTCGCTTGGGCAGACTCCGCGATACTTGCTGGCATCGCCTGACTATCTGGCGCGGCACGCGGCATTACTCCACCCACAGCAGCTTCAGCAACACCGCTGTATTGCGCATCATGCCTGGACGGAGTGGCTCCTTCATCGCGGTTCAGAACTCTATCGCTGGTTACTGCCCGATTCGCATATTACGGATAACCTGCTTTACGCCCGCGAGTGCGCGATTGCGGGGGCGGGGATTACGCTACTGCCGGATTTTCTCTGTCGGGATGAGGCGGTTTCCGGCAAGCTGGTCAGGGTCTTGCCGGATTGGCAGGCGGAAGCCAACGAACTTTATCTGGTCTACCCTAGCCGCAAACTGAATTCGCCCGCATTGGCATGTTTTATCGACTTTGTTTTACAACATCGCGCGCTGGATGATTACTCAACGTTTTTGAAAAAGCAGCTGTGA
- the argO gene encoding arginine exporter ArgO, translating to MWAVYLQGVLLGAAMILPLGPQNAFVMNQGIRRQYHLMVALLCALSDMVLIAAGIFGGSALLSQSSLLLGAVTWGGVAFLLWFGWGAMKTAFSKNIALASAEVMKQSRWRIIATMLAVTWLNPHVYLDTFVVLGSLGSQFADDARSWFALGTMTASFTWFFALALLAAWLAPWLNTPRVQRVINFFVGVVMWGIALQLARHGWQ from the coding sequence ATGTGGGCGGTCTATTTACAGGGCGTTCTGTTAGGGGCGGCGATGATTCTTCCCCTTGGGCCACAGAATGCGTTTGTGATGAATCAGGGAATTCGCCGGCAGTATCACCTGATGGTGGCACTGCTATGTGCCTTGAGCGATATGGTGCTGATTGCAGCCGGTATTTTTGGCGGCAGCGCGTTACTTAGTCAGTCCTCATTGCTGTTGGGGGCGGTGACCTGGGGCGGCGTTGCGTTTCTGCTCTGGTTCGGCTGGGGAGCCATGAAAACGGCCTTCAGCAAGAATATTGCGCTGGCCAGCGCGGAAGTGATGAAACAAAGCCGCTGGCGCATTATTGCGACCATGCTGGCGGTGACCTGGCTTAACCCGCATGTCTATCTGGATACCTTTGTGGTGCTCGGGAGTCTGGGAAGCCAGTTTGCGGACGATGCCCGAAGCTGGTTCGCGCTGGGGACGATGACGGCTTCCTTCACTTGGTTCTTTGCACTGGCGCTATTGGCCGCCTGGCTGGCGCCGTGGCTGAATACGCCGCGGGTACAGCGGGTCATCAACTTTTTTGTCGGCGTAGTGATGTGGGGCATTGCCTTGCAGTTGGCGCGTCACGGCTGGCAATAA
- the pgk gene encoding phosphoglycerate kinase, producing the protein MSVIKMTDLDLAGKRVLIRADLNVPVKEGKVTSDARIRASLPTIEIALKQGARVMVTSHLGRPTEGEYNEEFSLLPVVDYLKEKLSSPVRLAKDYLDGVDVAEGELVVLENVRFNKGEKKDDEVLSKKYAALCDVFVMDAFGTAHRAQASTHGVGKFATIACAGPLLSGELEALGKALSEPARPMVAIVGGSKVSTKLTVLDSLSKIADQLIVGGGIANTFVAAQGHNVGKSLYEADLIPEAKKLLETCDIPVPSDVRVASEFSETAAATLKSVTAIKDEEQILDLGDVSAERLAEILKNAKTILWNGPVGVFEFPNFRKGTETIARAIADSDAFSIAGGGDTLAAIDLFGIADKISYISTGGGAFLEFVEGKKLPAVVMLEERAKQ; encoded by the coding sequence AGAAGGGAAAGTGACGTCTGATGCGCGCATCCGTGCCTCTCTGCCGACCATCGAAATCGCGCTGAAACAAGGCGCTCGCGTTATGGTCACTTCCCATCTGGGACGCCCGACCGAAGGCGAGTACAACGAAGAGTTTTCTCTGCTGCCTGTCGTTGACTACCTGAAAGAGAAACTGTCTTCTCCTGTACGTCTGGCGAAAGATTACCTGGATGGTGTTGATGTCGCCGAAGGCGAGCTGGTTGTACTGGAAAACGTCCGCTTTAACAAAGGCGAGAAAAAAGACGACGAAGTCCTGTCCAAAAAATACGCGGCGCTGTGTGATGTGTTCGTAATGGACGCATTCGGTACGGCACACCGTGCGCAGGCTTCAACTCACGGCGTGGGTAAATTTGCCACTATCGCCTGTGCGGGCCCGCTGCTGTCTGGTGAGCTGGAAGCGCTGGGTAAAGCCTTGAGCGAACCAGCCCGTCCGATGGTCGCTATCGTTGGTGGTTCTAAAGTTTCTACCAAGCTGACCGTACTGGATTCCCTGTCTAAAATCGCCGATCAACTGATCGTCGGTGGCGGTATCGCCAACACCTTCGTTGCCGCACAAGGCCACAACGTGGGTAAATCCCTGTACGAAGCTGACCTGATTCCTGAAGCGAAAAAGCTGCTGGAAACCTGTGATATTCCAGTACCGAGCGATGTGCGTGTTGCGTCAGAATTCTCTGAAACTGCAGCTGCAACGCTGAAGTCTGTTACAGCAATCAAAGACGAAGAGCAGATTCTGGATCTGGGTGATGTATCCGCCGAGCGTCTGGCTGAAATTCTGAAGAATGCCAAGACCATCCTGTGGAATGGCCCGGTTGGCGTCTTTGAATTCCCTAATTTCCGTAAAGGAACCGAGACCATCGCTCGTGCTATCGCAGATAGCGACGCGTTCTCTATTGCAGGTGGCGGCGATACGCTGGCTGCGATCGATCTGTTTGGTATTGCAGATAAAATCTCCTACATTTCTACCGGTGGTGGCGCATTCCTCGAATTTGTCGAAGGGAAAAAACTGCCAGCAGTGGTTATGCTGGAAGAACGTGCCAAGCAATAA
- the mscS gene encoding small-conductance mechanosensitive channel MscS translates to MEELNTGLDQAGDWLVTHQNLFLQYAVNIVAALVILIVGLVIARIVSGTINKLMINRSIDSTVADFLSALVRYGIIAFTLIAVLSRVGVQTASVIAVLGAAGLAVGLALQGSLANFAAGVLLVIFRPFRTGEWVDLGGVSGSVTQVQIFSTTLRTSDGKIIVVPNGKIIAGNIINSSREPDRRTEIIVGVAYDADIDVVKKLLGDIVAADDRIQHDKGVTIRLNEMAASSLNFVVRVWTTNGNAQMVYWDLLESFKRVLDEHRIGIPYPQMDVHLHNVPSEAKQPE, encoded by the coding sequence ATGGAAGAACTTAATACGGGGTTGGATCAGGCAGGGGACTGGTTGGTGACACACCAGAACTTGTTTTTGCAGTATGCCGTGAATATCGTCGCAGCATTAGTGATCCTCATCGTTGGTCTGGTGATCGCTCGGATCGTCTCCGGTACCATCAATAAACTGATGATTAACCGTTCTATCGATTCAACCGTGGCTGATTTCCTGTCTGCGCTGGTGCGCTATGGCATTATCGCGTTCACGCTGATTGCGGTATTGAGCCGGGTTGGCGTACAGACTGCATCGGTGATTGCGGTATTGGGTGCCGCGGGTTTGGCTGTCGGTCTGGCATTACAGGGGTCGTTAGCCAACTTTGCTGCGGGCGTCTTGCTGGTGATTTTCCGGCCTTTCCGTACCGGCGAATGGGTGGATTTGGGCGGCGTGTCTGGCTCGGTTACGCAGGTACAGATCTTCTCGACGACGCTGCGCACGTCTGACGGCAAAATCATCGTAGTCCCGAACGGCAAGATCATTGCTGGCAACATCATCAACAGCTCTCGTGAACCGGATCGTCGTACCGAAATTATTGTCGGTGTAGCCTACGATGCTGATATCGACGTGGTGAAAAAGCTGTTAGGCGATATTGTTGCTGCAGATGATCGAATCCAGCACGACAAGGGTGTCACGATTCGCCTGAATGAAATGGCAGCGTCATCGCTGAATTTTGTGGTGCGGGTGTGGACAACCAATGGAAACGCGCAGATGGTGTATTGGGACCTGCTGGAAAGCTTTAAACGTGTGTTGGATGAACACCGTATTGGCATTCCTTATCCGCAGATGGATGTGCACCTGCATAACGTACCATCCGAAGCGAAACAGCCAGAGTGA
- the rpiA gene encoding ribose-5-phosphate isomerase RpiA — translation MTQDELKKAVGWAALDYVRPDTIVGVGTGSTAAHFIDALGSIKHQIKGAVSSSDASTEKLKSLGIPVFDANDVDSLDVYVDGADEINGHMQMIKGGGAALTREKIISALSRQFICIVDASKQVDVLGKFPLPVEVIPMARSYVARELAKLGGQPVYRQGVVTDNGNVILDVHNLNIMDAVAVENHINGIPGVVTVGLFANRGADVALVGTAEGVKTVVR, via the coding sequence ATGACGCAAGATGAACTGAAAAAAGCAGTGGGGTGGGCAGCGCTCGACTACGTCCGCCCAGACACTATTGTGGGAGTAGGAACCGGATCGACGGCTGCACACTTTATTGATGCGCTGGGTTCGATAAAACATCAAATCAAAGGCGCGGTTTCCAGTTCGGATGCCTCAACGGAAAAGTTGAAAAGTCTGGGCATCCCCGTTTTTGACGCTAATGATGTGGATTCGCTGGATGTCTACGTGGATGGCGCGGATGAGATCAACGGACACATGCAGATGATCAAGGGCGGTGGAGCAGCGCTGACCCGCGAAAAAATCATTTCAGCACTGTCACGGCAGTTCATCTGCATTGTTGATGCATCCAAACAGGTTGACGTGCTGGGCAAATTCCCGCTGCCGGTCGAAGTCATCCCGATGGCGCGGTCTTACGTGGCGCGTGAACTGGCGAAGCTGGGCGGGCAGCCGGTCTATCGTCAGGGCGTAGTGACGGATAACGGCAACGTCATTCTGGATGTGCACAACCTGAATATCATGGATGCGGTCGCGGTAGAAAACCACATTAATGGTATCCCAGGCGTTGTGACCGTTGGGCTGTTTGCCAACCGTGGTGCGGATGTTGCGTTAGTCGGCACGGCTGAGGGTGTAAAAACCGTCGTTAGATGA
- the fbaA gene encoding class II fructose-bisphosphate aldolase, with amino-acid sequence MSKIFDFVKPGVITGDDVQKVFAVAKENKFALPAVNCVGSDSINAVLEAAAKVRAPVIVQFSNGGAAFIAGKGLKAEGQQAAILGAISGAHHVHQMAEHYGVPVILHTDHCAKKLLPWIDGLLDAGEKHFAATGKPLFSSHMIDLSEESLEENIEICSKYLARMAKIDMTLEIELGCTGGEEDGVDNSHMDASALYTQPEDVDYAYTKLNAISPRFTIAASFGNVHGVYKPGNVKLTPTILRDSQEYVSKKHNLPHNSLDFVFHGGSGSSAQEIKDSVSYGVVKMNIDTDTQWATWEGILKYYKENEAYLQGQLGNPKGEDQPNKKYYDPRVWLRSAQASMVTRLEQAFKELNAVDVL; translated from the coding sequence ATGTCTAAAATTTTTGATTTCGTAAAACCCGGTGTCATCACTGGTGATGACGTTCAGAAAGTTTTCGCAGTAGCAAAAGAAAACAAATTCGCTTTGCCAGCAGTGAACTGTGTCGGTAGCGACTCAATCAATGCTGTGCTGGAAGCCGCAGCCAAAGTGCGTGCGCCGGTCATCGTTCAGTTCTCTAACGGCGGTGCAGCATTCATCGCCGGTAAAGGCCTGAAAGCAGAAGGTCAGCAGGCGGCAATTTTGGGTGCGATTTCTGGCGCTCATCATGTGCATCAAATGGCTGAACACTATGGCGTGCCGGTGATTCTGCATACAGACCACTGCGCGAAGAAATTGCTGCCGTGGATCGATGGCCTGCTGGATGCGGGTGAAAAACACTTTGCTGCTACCGGCAAACCGCTGTTCTCTTCTCACATGATCGACCTGTCTGAAGAGTCTCTGGAAGAGAACATCGAGATCTGCTCTAAGTATTTGGCGCGTATGGCCAAAATCGACATGACCCTGGAAATCGAACTGGGTTGTACTGGTGGTGAAGAAGACGGTGTGGATAACAGCCACATGGATGCTTCTGCGCTGTACACCCAGCCAGAAGATGTTGACTACGCGTACACCAAACTGAACGCGATCAGCCCACGTTTCACTATCGCTGCTTCTTTCGGTAACGTGCATGGCGTCTACAAGCCAGGTAACGTGAAGCTGACCCCGACTATCCTGCGTGATTCTCAGGAATATGTTTCCAAGAAACATAACCTGCCGCACAACAGCCTGGACTTCGTGTTCCACGGTGGTTCTGGTTCCAGCGCTCAGGAAATCAAAGATTCAGTTAGCTACGGCGTAGTGAAAATGAACATCGATACCGATACCCAGTGGGCAACGTGGGAAGGTATCCTGAAATACTACAAAGAAAACGAAGCGTATCTGCAAGGCCAATTGGGTAACCCGAAAGGCGAAGATCAGCCGAACAAGAAATACTATGACCCGCGTGTGTGGCTGCGTTCCGCTCAGGCGAGCATGGTGACTCGTTTGGAACAAGCTTTCAAAGAGCTTAATGCTGTTGATGTGCTGTAA